From the Euphorbia lathyris chromosome 6, ddEupLath1.1, whole genome shotgun sequence genome, one window contains:
- the LOC136232846 gene encoding uncharacterized protein has translation MTSVFDDDHQQLSSSLSLLSIQDQVVVRTESEIHEKPCGNHGGVCAICLDKIVLQETALIKGCEHAYCVMCILRWASYNQKPTCPQCKYPFESLNVHRSLDGSIQDYMFEESVCLLLRAVWFNPLIVEHQNDSYDDAEDYYPHGYYYDDDEEDELEEYLSHSSNLRIGNRRWGDNGYVRSGRQEARPVQRPNNQDAAAGSSREPKMKEPANDRTGRRAKRTLKREAADKAAAVKHQQHLVRLGRK, from the exons ATGACTTCAGTCTTCGACGATGATCATCAACAACTCTCTAGCTCGCTTTCCCTTTTGTCTATTCAAGATCAG GTTGTAGTGCGGACTGAGTCGGAGATTCACGAAAAACCATGTGGGAATCATGGTGGTGTTTGTGCTATATGCTTGGATAAAATCGTGCTTCAAGAAACTGCTCTTATAAAAGGTTGCGAGCACGCCTACTG TGTAATGTGCATCCTGCGATGGGCCTCGTACAATCAGAAACCGACCTGCCCTCAGTGCAAATACCCGTTTGAGTCCCTCAACGTTCATCGTTCTCTTGATGGCAG catccaggattatatgtttGAGGAAAGTGTATGCCTGCTTCTTAGAGCTGTCTGGTTTAACCCCTTAATTGTAGAGCATCAGAATGATTCTTATGATGACGCGGAGGATTATTATCCGCATGGATACTATTACGATGATGATGAAGAGGATGAGCTAGAAGAGTACTTGAGCCATTCTTCAAATCTTCGTATTGGTAACCGAAGGTGGGGAGACAACGGTTACGTTAGGTCAGGGCGGCAAGAAGCAAGGCCAGTTCAGCGACCAAATAACCAGGACGCAGCTGCTGGTTCGTCGCGTGAACCTAAGATGAAAGAGCCTGCCAATGATAGAACAGGAAGGCGGGCAAAGAGGACGCTTAAGCGTGAAGCTGCTGACAAGGCAGCTGCAGTAAAACATCAACAGCATTTGGTAAGGCTTGGCAGGAAGTGA